One genomic window of Cellulophaga sp. Hel_I_12 includes the following:
- the panB gene encoding 3-methyl-2-oxobutanoate hydroxymethyltransferase — MSVAKKEYKRVTVKSLIEMKKNGEKISMLTAYDYSMAKIVDAANVDVILVGDSASNVMAGHETTLPITLDQMIYHASSVIRAVDRALVVVDIPFGSYQSDPKEALRSAIRIMKESGGHAVKVEGGIEIKESVKRILNAGIPVMGHLGLTPQSIYKFGTYTVRAKEEEEAKKLKADALLLEKAGCFALVLEKIPAKLAKEVAEMLTIPVIGIGAGNGVDGQVLVVHDLVGLTQEFNPRFLRRYMNLFEEMEKAISDYVADVKSKDFPSDEEQY; from the coding sequence ATGTCTGTAGCAAAAAAAGAATACAAAAGAGTAACTGTGAAATCTCTCATTGAGATGAAAAAAAACGGTGAAAAAATATCAATGTTAACCGCTTACGATTATTCGATGGCAAAGATTGTCGATGCGGCCAATGTGGATGTCATTTTAGTGGGGGATTCTGCCAGTAATGTTATGGCTGGCCATGAAACGACACTGCCTATAACCTTAGATCAAATGATTTATCATGCCTCTTCTGTCATAAGAGCTGTTGATAGGGCTCTCGTTGTGGTTGATATTCCTTTTGGTAGTTATCAAAGTGACCCTAAAGAAGCCCTGCGTTCAGCCATTAGAATCATGAAAGAAAGCGGCGGACATGCCGTTAAAGTTGAAGGTGGTATAGAAATTAAAGAATCTGTAAAACGTATTTTAAATGCAGGAATTCCTGTGATGGGGCATTTAGGTTTAACACCACAATCGATTTATAAGTTTGGCACCTACACCGTTAGAGCAAAAGAAGAAGAGGAAGCTAAAAAATTAAAAGCAGATGCATTATTGCTAGAAAAAGCAGGTTGTTTTGCTTTAGTTTTAGAAAAAATACCTGCAAAATTAGCCAAAGAAGTTGCTGAAATGTTAACGATTCCTGTTATTGGTATCGGTGCTGGAAATGGCGTTGACGGTCAGGTACTTGTAGTCCACGATTTAGTGGGCTTAACTCAAGAGTTTAATCCTAGATTTTTACGTAGGTATATGAACTTGTTTGAAGAAATGGAAAAAGCCATATCTGATTACGTTGCCGATGTTAAATCTAAAGATTTTCCGAGTGATGAAGAACAGTATTAA
- a CDS encoding RluA family pseudouridine synthase, with protein MDDKIISTPKNLQVIYEDNHLIAINKRPGDLVQGDKTGDAPLSEVVKEYIKIKYNKPGNVYLGVTHRLDRPTSGIVIFAKTSKALPRLNKLFADKEAKKTYWAVVKNQPPKEKELLTHWLKRNTSQNKSYAHKKEVSESKKAVLAYTLLKKLDNYFLLEIDLQTGRHHQIRAQLAAIGCTIKGDLKYGADRSNKDGSIHLHARTLSFEHPVKKELIQLLAAPPNEAIWNACL; from the coding sequence TTGGACGACAAAATAATTTCTACACCCAAAAATCTTCAAGTTATATATGAAGACAATCATTTAATTGCCATCAATAAAAGACCTGGAGATTTAGTTCAAGGGGATAAAACAGGCGATGCGCCATTAAGCGAGGTCGTTAAAGAATATATCAAAATAAAATACAATAAGCCTGGGAATGTGTATTTAGGAGTAACCCATAGGTTAGACAGACCCACTTCGGGCATTGTAATTTTCGCAAAAACCTCCAAAGCTTTACCACGTCTCAATAAATTATTTGCTGATAAAGAAGCAAAAAAAACCTATTGGGCTGTTGTTAAGAATCAACCACCAAAGGAGAAAGAGCTCTTAACCCATTGGCTAAAGCGAAATACGAGTCAAAATAAATCTTACGCTCATAAAAAAGAAGTTTCAGAAAGCAAAAAAGCCGTCTTAGCCTATACGCTTCTTAAAAAATTAGATAACTATTTTTTATTAGAAATAGATCTTCAAACAGGTCGTCATCACCAAATTCGAGCACAATTAGCTGCCATCGGATGCACTATTAAGGGCGATTTAAAATATGGTGCAGACCGCAGTAACAAGGATGGAAGTATTCATCTACATGCCCGAACGCTATCCTTTGAGCACCCTGTTAAAAAAGAACTTATTCAATTACTAGCAGCACCGCCAAACGAGGCTATTTGGAACGCTTGTTTGTGA
- a CDS encoding DMT family transporter: MKNSNHLRHLLEINIAMLFVSTSGALGRYIDLPIPVTIALRALLALIFLLLYCKLKGISLRVEKRHILPVVTSGLLMGVHWLSYFYALKLSNVAIGMISLFTYPILTAFLEPWLLKTKLQKVHLVLGLMVLIGIYFLVPNFDLKNNGTLAVVVGIFSALAYALRNIVLKTKVSDYNGSMLMSYQMGVVVVFLFPFIFTADIVEITSQWEAVVALAFLTTAVGHTMFLNSFKHFSITTVSILSSIQPIFGISIGAIFLSEIPSQNTIIGGVLILGSVIFESIRTSRLQS; encoded by the coding sequence TTGAAGAATTCGAATCACTTACGGCATCTTTTAGAGATAAATATTGCCATGCTTTTTGTGAGCACATCTGGAGCTTTAGGAAGGTACATAGATTTACCGATACCTGTAACAATAGCTTTGCGAGCATTATTAGCCTTGATTTTTTTACTCTTGTATTGTAAGTTAAAGGGAATATCACTGCGCGTAGAGAAAAGACATATACTACCAGTTGTAACTAGTGGTTTATTAATGGGCGTGCATTGGCTTAGTTATTTCTATGCCTTGAAGCTTTCTAATGTAGCCATTGGCATGATATCGTTATTTACGTACCCAATACTTACCGCTTTTTTAGAGCCCTGGCTGTTAAAAACTAAATTGCAGAAGGTTCATTTGGTATTGGGCCTCATGGTCTTAATAGGAATTTACTTTTTAGTACCCAATTTTGATTTAAAAAATAACGGTACCCTAGCGGTAGTAGTTGGTATTTTTTCGGCTTTAGCATATGCTTTACGAAATATTGTTTTAAAAACTAAGGTTTCTGATTATAACGGTTCCATGTTGATGAGTTATCAAATGGGTGTCGTTGTAGTTTTCTTGTTCCCGTTCATTTTTACCGCAGATATCGTTGAAATTACGTCACAATGGGAAGCAGTAGTGGCATTAGCCTTCCTGACCACCGCTGTGGGTCATACGATGTTTTTAAATAGTTTTAAACACTTCTCGATTACCACAGTAAGTATATTAAGTAGTATTCAACCTATTTTTGGGATTAGCATTGGTGCTATTTTTTTAAGCGAAATCCCTAGCCAAAATACAATAATTGGTGGCGTTTTGATTTTAGGCTCCGTTATTTTTGAAAGTATTAGAACTTCGAGGTTGCAATCTTAA
- a CDS encoding 2-isopropylmalate synthase — MSKDIVQIFDTTLRDGEQVPGCKLDTKQKLVIAERLELLGVNVIEAGFPISSPGDFNSVQEISKIVKNATVCGLTRAVKKDIEVAAEALKFAKHPRIHTGIGTSESHIKFKFNSNKEAIIERAIEAVRYAKTFVEDVEFYAEDAGRTENEFLARICEAVIKAGATVLNIPDTTGYCLPEEYGAKIKYLRENVKGIEKAILSCHCHNDLGLATANSIAGVINGARQIECTINGIGERAGNTALEEVVMILRQHPTLNLDTTINSRLLNETSRMVSQKMGMLVQPNKAIVGANAFAHSSGIHQDGVIKNRETYEIIDPADVGVNESSIVLTARSGRAALAYRAKIVGYELTKVQLDAVYDEFLIYADVKKEIIDEDIHKIIETSKIKIQKVA, encoded by the coding sequence ATGAGCAAAGATATAGTACAAATTTTTGATACCACCTTAAGAGACGGAGAACAAGTGCCTGGCTGTAAATTAGACACGAAACAAAAATTAGTCATTGCAGAAAGACTTGAATTATTGGGTGTTAATGTCATTGAGGCTGGTTTTCCTATTTCTAGTCCTGGAGATTTTAATTCTGTACAGGAAATTTCAAAAATAGTTAAAAATGCGACGGTCTGCGGTCTTACACGAGCCGTAAAAAAAGATATTGAAGTTGCCGCCGAGGCGCTAAAATTTGCAAAACATCCTAGAATTCATACCGGTATCGGCACCTCTGAATCGCATATAAAATTTAAATTCAATTCAAATAAAGAGGCCATTATTGAACGAGCCATTGAGGCTGTTAGGTATGCAAAGACTTTTGTAGAAGATGTAGAGTTTTATGCGGAAGATGCTGGTAGAACTGAAAATGAATTTTTAGCTCGCATTTGTGAAGCAGTGATTAAAGCTGGAGCTACCGTTCTTAATATCCCAGATACTACAGGCTATTGTTTGCCTGAAGAATATGGTGCGAAAATTAAATATTTGCGTGAAAATGTAAAAGGAATTGAAAAAGCTATCCTATCTTGCCATTGTCATAATGATTTAGGCTTGGCAACAGCAAATTCTATCGCGGGTGTTATTAACGGTGCGCGCCAAATAGAATGTACTATAAATGGCATTGGGGAGCGTGCTGGCAATACGGCTTTGGAAGAAGTTGTCATGATTTTAAGGCAACACCCAACATTAAACTTAGACACGACTATTAATAGTAGGTTGTTAAATGAAACAAGTCGAATGGTTTCTCAAAAAATGGGCATGCTTGTACAGCCAAATAAAGCTATAGTCGGGGCAAATGCATTTGCACATAGTTCTGGTATTCACCAAGACGGCGTGATAAAAAATAGAGAAACCTATGAAATTATAGATCCTGCGGATGTAGGTGTGAACGAGTCATCAATAGTACTAACAGCGCGCAGCGGAAGAGCTGCACTAGCCTATAGAGCTAAAATTGTAGGCTACGAACTTACAAAAGTTCAGTTAGATGCCGTTTATGATGAGTTTTTGATTTATGCCGATGTTAAGAAAGAAATTATTGACGAGGATATTCATAAAATAATTGAAACGAGTAAAATTAAAATACAAAAAGTCGCTTAA
- the leuB gene encoding 3-isopropylmalate dehydrogenase, producing the protein MNIHIALLPGDGIGPEVVAQAVKCLQAVEETFHHQFTYSTGLIGAASIYKTGEALSQETIALCHKSDAVLFGSIGALEFDNNPDAKVRPENGLFELRKELGVFANIRPVAVFPTLLKKSPLKEAVLKGTDFVIYRELTGGIYCGDHQLSDDGTTATDIATYTESDISRVAHLAFKASRKRKKKLTLIDKSNVLETSRLWRRVVKKISESYPDVALECIFLHNAIMQMILNPSKFDVILAPNLFGDIISDQASVIGGSVGLLPSASIGDGIAMFEPIHGSYPQAAGKDIANPIATILSTAMLLQHFGLEEESRAVVSAVNKSLHKNIVTPDINPKSKHGTSAVGDFIASNIVDTDESLSMNYENIGLGKSTII; encoded by the coding sequence ATGAATATACACATAGCACTCTTACCTGGTGACGGAATTGGCCCAGAAGTTGTGGCTCAAGCTGTAAAATGCTTGCAGGCAGTAGAAGAAACTTTTCATCATCAATTTACCTATTCCACCGGACTTATAGGAGCTGCTTCTATATACAAAACTGGCGAGGCTTTAAGTCAAGAAACCATAGCATTATGCCACAAATCAGATGCGGTATTGTTTGGTTCCATCGGAGCGCTAGAATTCGACAATAACCCTGATGCGAAAGTGAGACCTGAAAATGGATTGTTTGAATTGCGAAAAGAATTAGGTGTTTTTGCAAATATTAGACCTGTTGCTGTTTTTCCGACCCTTTTAAAAAAATCTCCACTTAAAGAAGCGGTATTAAAAGGAACAGATTTTGTGATCTACAGAGAGCTTACTGGTGGCATTTATTGCGGAGATCATCAATTAAGCGATGATGGCACCACGGCTACTGATATCGCCACCTATACCGAAAGCGACATTAGTCGCGTGGCACATTTGGCATTTAAAGCATCAAGAAAACGCAAGAAAAAATTAACCCTGATTGATAAATCAAATGTTTTAGAAACCTCTAGGTTATGGCGTAGAGTCGTTAAAAAAATTAGTGAAAGTTACCCTGATGTAGCGCTGGAGTGTATTTTTTTACATAACGCCATTATGCAAATGATTTTAAACCCTAGTAAATTTGACGTGATTTTAGCACCAAACTTATTTGGTGATATTATTTCTGATCAAGCGAGTGTCATTGGCGGATCTGTTGGTTTATTACCTTCAGCATCTATTGGTGATGGTATTGCTATGTTTGAGCCGATTCACGGTTCGTATCCACAGGCAGCAGGCAAAGATATCGCTAATCCTATAGCCACTATTCTCTCCACTGCTATGCTCTTGCAACATTTTGGACTGGAAGAAGAATCAAGAGCTGTTGTATCGGCAGTAAACAAATCTTTACATAAAAATATAGTAACCCCTGACATCAATCCAAAAAGCAAACATGGAACTTCGGCGGTAGGAGATTTTATAGCCTCTAATATTGTAGATACTGATGAAAGCTTAAGTATGAATTACGAAAACATAGGTTTAGGGAAATCTACAATCATATAA
- a CDS encoding peroxiredoxin produces MIRYWFFAIFITFSVLSCSEEPAAISEGIWLAELQVMDDESLPFNFKLTKENGDYRAEIYNASEVIRVSDIAISNDSITLFLPVFEAYLKGVFTPNTIDGVFYNESLDRTLNFKATFGKTDRFSTNKQSNQLISGVWETRFGLNSPEEYVGKGIFVQNEDKVTGTFRTTTGDYRFLEGIVTGDSLKLSAFDGSHAYLFLAKIKDTILEGFFYSSKDFKKPFIAKRNEVFELPDEDELTYLKPGSEGFDFSFPNEKGTLISFSDQQFKGRPLVVQIMGSWCPNCLDETKFLVEFYKQNAALDIAIVGLAFEHAKTEEKAFASIKKLKDRVGVEYPILLAQYGSVDKQKAQEKLPMLNHVLSYPTTIFIDKQGKVRKIKTGFNGPATGDKYLSFKSEFDAFVRMLASE; encoded by the coding sequence ATGATAAGGTATTGGTTTTTTGCGATTTTTATAACTTTTTCAGTGCTATCCTGTAGTGAAGAGCCTGCCGCTATATCTGAAGGTATTTGGTTGGCAGAATTACAAGTTATGGATGACGAAAGCTTACCTTTTAATTTTAAGTTAACAAAGGAAAATGGGGACTACAGGGCTGAAATTTATAATGCAAGCGAAGTTATTCGTGTTTCTGATATTGCTATTTCGAACGATTCTATAACCTTATTTTTACCCGTTTTTGAGGCCTATTTAAAAGGGGTTTTTACGCCTAACACTATAGATGGAGTTTTCTATAATGAATCTCTAGACAGGACATTAAATTTTAAAGCTACTTTTGGTAAAACAGATAGATTTTCTACTAATAAACAGTCTAATCAATTAATTTCAGGGGTTTGGGAAACTCGTTTTGGTCTAAATTCCCCAGAGGAATATGTGGGTAAAGGAATATTTGTTCAAAATGAGGATAAGGTTACTGGAACATTCCGAACTACAACAGGTGATTATCGTTTTTTAGAAGGTATTGTGACCGGAGATTCTTTAAAGTTATCGGCCTTTGATGGTTCACATGCTTATTTATTTTTAGCAAAAATAAAAGATACTATTTTAGAAGGTTTTTTTTATAGTAGTAAGGATTTTAAGAAGCCCTTTATAGCGAAACGAAATGAAGTTTTTGAATTACCCGATGAAGATGAATTAACCTATCTTAAACCAGGTTCCGAAGGCTTTGATTTTTCGTTTCCAAACGAAAAAGGTACCTTAATTTCTTTTTCTGATCAGCAATTTAAGGGTAGGCCATTGGTGGTTCAAATCATGGGTTCTTGGTGTCCAAATTGCCTCGACGAAACAAAATTTTTGGTGGAGTTTTATAAACAGAATGCTGCTTTAGATATAGCTATAGTAGGGCTGGCTTTTGAGCATGCAAAAACAGAAGAAAAGGCATTTGCCAGTATTAAAAAATTAAAAGATAGAGTAGGTGTTGAATATCCAATTTTGTTGGCCCAGTACGGGTCCGTTGATAAACAAAAGGCACAAGAAAAACTACCCATGTTAAACCATGTTTTATCGTACCCAACCACTATATTCATCGATAAGCAAGGTAAAGTTCGAAAAATTAAAACAGGGTTTAATGGTCCGGCTACGGGTGATAAATATTTGAGTTTTAAAAGTGAATTTGATGCATTTGTAAGGATGTTAGCCAGCGAATAA
- the pheT gene encoding phenylalanine--tRNA ligase subunit beta, whose product MKISYNWLKQFLQINWEAEKTAELLTDLGLEVEGVFPFESIKGGLKGVVVGHVLSCEKHSNADKLNLTMVDIGLEQPVQIVCGATNIAKGQKVPVATVGAKLYSSEGEEWTIKKSKIRGEESFGMICAEDEIGLGTSHDGILVLSSDLKAGTPLDTVFEVENDLVFEIGLTPNRADAMSHLGVARDLKAGLKQKEVQIELITPSVSNFSVSNRSLKIDVAVVDNKLAPRYCGLTISNLTVQESPNWLKNRLKALGLKPINNIVDTTNYVLHELGQPLHAFDANKIKDQKISVKTLPTGTNFTTLDGSEIELHEDDLMICDAEKPLCIAGVYGGLNSGVTQQTTAIFLESAYFDPVTIRKTSKRHGFSTDASFRFERGIDINNVEYALKRAAILIQQIAGGDITSDIVDLYPNKKDDHQVFLTYKKINSLVGQKIPQDTIKSILASLEIKLNNVTESGLGLTIPFYRVDVRREVDVIEELLRVYGYNNITFSTKLNASIANTKPFEDYKVQRIIGNFLAAKGFFEIMTNSLSAHSKQTLSQDVKEEQPITILNPLSNDLAVMRTSLLFSGLETIVYNSNRKKQNLKLFEFGKTYHKYHDKTIENKHLGLFITGNKNEDNWTNTTQKTSFFTLKATVESILQRLGIHTVTTSPTKETIFSEGLSLKAETLELVNLGLVHKKILKEYDLKHEVLYADFNWDAILILLQNNKIIYQEISKFPEVKRDFALLIDHEVSFKALYDIAFETEKKYLKEVNLFDVYTGDKLPNGKKSYAVSFALKSDAATLTEEQIEKIMRKFQENFESKLGAELR is encoded by the coding sequence ATGAAAATCTCTTACAATTGGTTAAAACAATTTCTACAAATCAACTGGGAAGCTGAAAAAACTGCTGAACTATTAACGGATCTAGGCTTAGAGGTTGAGGGCGTTTTTCCTTTTGAAAGCATTAAAGGGGGCTTAAAAGGAGTTGTTGTTGGTCATGTCTTATCTTGTGAAAAACACAGTAATGCAGACAAGCTAAACCTAACCATGGTCGATATTGGTTTGGAGCAACCAGTGCAAATAGTTTGCGGCGCAACGAACATTGCTAAAGGACAAAAAGTACCCGTGGCTACTGTCGGAGCAAAGCTGTATTCATCCGAAGGTGAAGAGTGGACCATTAAAAAAAGTAAAATTCGAGGTGAAGAAAGTTTTGGAATGATTTGCGCTGAAGACGAGATTGGTTTAGGCACTAGTCATGATGGAATATTAGTTTTAAGTAGTGACCTAAAAGCGGGCACTCCTCTTGATACTGTATTTGAAGTAGAGAATGATTTAGTATTTGAAATAGGCCTAACACCTAACAGAGCAGATGCTATGAGTCATTTGGGAGTAGCACGAGATTTAAAAGCCGGTTTAAAACAAAAAGAGGTTCAGATAGAATTAATAACTCCTTCCGTTAGTAATTTTTCAGTCTCTAACAGGTCCTTAAAAATAGACGTGGCTGTAGTAGATAATAAACTTGCGCCAAGATATTGTGGATTAACTATTAGCAATTTAACAGTACAAGAATCTCCAAATTGGTTAAAAAATCGCTTAAAAGCTTTGGGTCTTAAACCCATTAATAATATAGTTGACACCACAAATTATGTCTTACATGAATTAGGACAACCCTTGCATGCTTTTGACGCCAACAAAATTAAGGATCAAAAAATTAGTGTAAAAACGCTCCCAACCGGAACTAATTTTACAACATTAGACGGCTCGGAAATTGAATTGCACGAAGATGACTTAATGATTTGTGATGCTGAAAAGCCCTTGTGTATTGCCGGTGTTTATGGTGGCTTAAATTCTGGCGTTACCCAGCAAACTACTGCCATATTTTTAGAAAGTGCTTATTTTGACCCCGTTACTATTCGCAAAACATCAAAAAGACACGGTTTTTCTACAGATGCTTCGTTTAGATTTGAAAGAGGTATCGACATAAATAATGTTGAATACGCCCTTAAAAGAGCAGCCATCCTTATCCAACAAATTGCCGGAGGCGATATTACTTCGGATATCGTTGATTTATATCCCAACAAAAAAGACGATCATCAGGTATTTTTAACCTATAAAAAAATAAATAGTCTTGTTGGACAAAAAATACCTCAAGACACTATTAAATCTATTCTTGCCTCTTTAGAAATTAAATTAAACAATGTAACTGAGTCTGGCCTTGGTTTAACTATCCCATTTTATAGGGTGGATGTTCGTCGTGAGGTTGATGTCATTGAAGAATTACTTAGAGTATACGGTTACAATAACATAACTTTTAGCACGAAATTAAATGCTTCAATTGCCAATACAAAACCTTTTGAAGATTATAAAGTGCAACGCATTATTGGCAATTTTTTAGCCGCAAAGGGTTTCTTTGAAATTATGACCAATAGTCTTTCAGCACATTCGAAACAAACACTAAGTCAAGATGTTAAAGAAGAACAACCAATCACTATACTAAATCCTTTAAGTAACGATTTAGCAGTGATGAGAACATCCTTGCTTTTTTCTGGTTTAGAAACGATAGTGTATAACAGCAACAGAAAAAAGCAAAACTTAAAATTATTTGAATTCGGAAAAACCTACCATAAGTACCATGATAAAACTATCGAAAACAAGCATTTAGGTCTTTTTATTACAGGAAATAAAAACGAAGATAATTGGACTAATACAACACAAAAAACAAGTTTTTTTACCCTAAAGGCTACTGTTGAAAGCATTTTACAAAGGTTAGGCATCCATACTGTTACCACATCACCTACAAAAGAGACTATTTTCTCAGAAGGATTGTCTCTAAAAGCCGAAACGCTTGAACTCGTAAATTTAGGTCTAGTTCATAAAAAAATATTGAAAGAATATGATTTAAAGCATGAGGTACTTTACGCTGATTTTAATTGGGATGCTATTTTGATATTGCTACAAAACAATAAAATAATATATCAAGAAATATCAAAGTTCCCGGAAGTAAAAAGAGATTTTGCACTTTTAATTGATCATGAAGTAAGTTTTAAAGCCCTTTATGATATTGCTTTTGAGACGGAGAAAAAGTATTTGAAAGAGGTAAATTTATTCGATGTATACACCGGAGATAAGCTACCTAATGGTAAAAAATCATATGCGGTTAGTTTTGCTTTAAAATCAGATGCTGCCACCTTAACAGAAGAACAAATTGAAAAGATAATGCGGAAGTTTCAAGAAAACTTTGAAAGTAAATTAGGAGCAGAATTAAGATAA
- a CDS encoding fasciclin domain-containing protein: protein MNLLKSPHFLLIVFLTLNLNAQNVETAKGSMDPEKSIIRNARDSGNHDFLLAAVKVSNLETILDTSGPFTVFAPNDISFDSGTREKVSELVRVENEEELQSLIGYHIIAGNLSASKILSALCRGEGKTVFTTITGDILTATIKGLDIILTDKEGNQSVITKADANQRNGVIHIIDSIRKPIKA from the coding sequence ATGAACCTACTAAAGTCTCCCCACTTTTTATTGATCGTTTTTTTGACTTTAAACTTAAATGCTCAAAATGTGGAAACCGCTAAAGGTTCTATGGATCCAGAAAAATCTATCATAAGAAATGCAAGAGACTCTGGTAATCACGATTTTTTATTAGCAGCTGTAAAAGTTTCTAATTTGGAGACTATTTTAGACACTTCTGGACCTTTTACCGTTTTTGCTCCTAATGATATTAGTTTTGATTCAGGAACACGAGAAAAAGTATCCGAATTAGTCCGTGTGGAAAACGAAGAAGAATTGCAATCTCTTATAGGCTACCATATCATTGCTGGAAATCTGTCAGCTTCTAAAATTTTAAGCGCCCTTTGTAGGGGAGAAGGTAAAACTGTTTTTACAACCATAACAGGGGATATACTAACGGCAACCATAAAAGGCTTAGATATCATTTTAACCGATAAGGAAGGAAATCAGTCGGTGATTACCAAAGCAGACGCTAACCAGCGTAATGGCGTGATCCACATCATAGATAGTATTCGTAAACCCATAAAGGCATAG
- a CDS encoding ABC-F family ATP-binding cassette domain-containing protein: MLSVSNLSVQFGKRVLFDDVNVSFTQGNCYGVIGANGAGKSTFLRIIAGQIDPTSGHVSLEPGKRMSILEQNHNAHDESTVLETVVMGNKPLAAIKKEMDALYADYDDKNADRIGELQVQFEEMNGWNADSNAASLLSNLGIPEEFHYSLMSDLDSKLKVRVLLAQALFGNPDVLIMDEPTNDLDYETISWLENFLANYENTVIVVSHDRHFLDSVCTHVADIDFGKLNLYSGNYTFWYESSQLAARQRAQQNKKSEEKAKELQEFIMRFSANVAKSKQATSRKKMLSKLKIDDIKPSSRRYPAIIFEREREAGDQILNIEKLSASSEDGDLLFKDVNINLAKGDKVAVFSKDSRATSAFYEIINGNRKADTGEFQWGITTNQSYLPADNHSFFETSESLVDWLRQWAKTEEEREEVYVRGFLGKMLFSGEEALKKCSVLSGGEKVRCMLSRMMMLRANVLMLDEPTNHLDLESITAFNNSLKNFKGTILFTTHDHEFAETVANRIIELTPNGAIDRYLSFDDYMSDPSIKEQRAKMYTVNA; the protein is encoded by the coding sequence ATGTTATCTGTATCTAATTTATCGGTACAATTTGGAAAACGAGTGCTGTTTGACGATGTTAATGTGTCTTTCACACAAGGCAACTGTTACGGCGTGATTGGAGCAAATGGAGCTGGAAAATCCACATTTTTAAGAATTATTGCTGGTCAAATTGACCCAACCTCTGGGCATGTAAGTTTAGAGCCAGGGAAACGTATGTCTATCCTGGAACAGAACCATAATGCACATGATGAAAGTACGGTTTTAGAAACTGTGGTTATGGGGAACAAACCCCTTGCTGCTATTAAAAAAGAAATGGATGCCCTTTATGCCGATTATGACGATAAAAATGCCGATAGAATAGGGGAGCTCCAAGTTCAATTTGAAGAAATGAACGGCTGGAATGCGGATAGCAATGCGGCGTCTTTATTATCAAACCTGGGAATTCCTGAAGAATTTCATTATTCGTTAATGAGTGATTTAGATAGTAAGCTTAAAGTTCGGGTTTTATTAGCACAAGCGCTGTTTGGTAATCCTGATGTTTTAATCATGGATGAGCCTACGAACGATTTAGATTATGAAACCATTAGCTGGTTAGAAAATTTTCTTGCCAACTATGAGAATACTGTAATTGTGGTATCGCATGACCGTCACTTTTTAGATTCTGTGTGTACGCATGTGGCCGATATCGATTTTGGAAAATTGAATCTGTATTCTGGTAATTACACTTTTTGGTACGAAAGTAGCCAATTAGCGGCAAGACAACGAGCGCAACAAAACAAAAAGTCAGAGGAAAAAGCAAAAGAATTACAAGAGTTTATCATGCGTTTTAGTGCCAACGTAGCCAAAAGTAAACAAGCTACTTCTCGAAAAAAAATGCTGTCTAAGTTAAAAATTGATGACATTAAACCATCAAGTAGACGCTATCCTGCAATTATTTTTGAAAGAGAACGCGAAGCGGGAGATCAAATCTTGAACATTGAAAAGTTATCTGCAAGCTCTGAAGATGGAGATTTATTATTTAAAGATGTCAACATCAATTTAGCTAAGGGAGATAAAGTTGCTGTTTTTTCTAAAGACTCAAGAGCAACTAGTGCTTTTTATGAAATAATAAATGGCAATAGAAAAGCAGATACTGGAGAATTTCAATGGGGAATAACCACAAATCAATCGTATTTACCTGCGGATAATCATAGTTTTTTTGAAACGAGTGAAAGTCTAGTTGATTGGTTACGTCAATGGGCCAAAACAGAAGAAGAACGTGAAGAGGTATACGTTAGAGGTTTCTTAGGGAAAATGCTTTTTAGTGGTGAAGAAGCTTTAAAAAAGTGTTCTGTTTTGTCTGGTGGCGAAAAGGTGCGCTGTATGTTAAGCAGAATGATGATGTTAAGGGCTAATGTTTTAATGTTAGACGAACCTACGAACCATTTAGACTTGGAGAGTATTACAGCATTTAACAATTCTCTTAAGAACTTTAAAGGCACTATTTTGTTTACGACGCATGATCATGAGTTTGCAGAAACTGTTGCAAATAGAATTATAGAACTCACTCCAAATGGTGCTATAGACAGGTATTTATCTTTTGATGATTATATGTCTGATCCTTCGATAAAAGAACAAAGAGCAAAAATGTATACAGTAAATGCCTAA